A genomic window from Thermococcus sp. includes:
- a CDS encoding ATPase, which produces MGVYIFTPEDLIRYGAAREGQLDLLKKAVLDKEDILIVGSSRSGKTKLVEALMHFVPDDWKVAVITAYGEFKPFKPNIVVIDTQFDNQSLERRTSDVIAKIKAINPDYVVIDTIHTIDVARVFRELIDNYAFIVTSLALTDDIKDEVKHWLRISGETFDKFDIVVELKRDWRTGKKSINRVYRVKDGNLEVLL; this is translated from the coding sequence ATGGGAGTGTACATATTCACACCGGAGGATCTCATACGCTACGGTGCCGCGAGGGAAGGACAGCTTGACCTCCTCAAAAAGGCGGTTCTGGATAAAGAAGACATTCTGATCGTTGGCTCAAGCCGCTCCGGGAAGACGAAGCTCGTGGAGGCTCTGATGCACTTTGTTCCCGACGACTGGAAGGTCGCGGTCATCACCGCCTACGGCGAGTTCAAGCCCTTTAAGCCCAACATCGTTGTCATAGACACCCAGTTTGACAACCAGTCCCTTGAAAGACGTACCTCCGACGTGATAGCCAAGATAAAGGCCATAAACCCGGACTACGTCGTCATCGATACAATCCACACTATTGACGTTGCAAGGGTCTTCCGCGAGCTCATAGACAACTACGCCTTCATAGTCACCTCCCTTGCCCTTACAGACGACATAAAGGATGAGGTGAAGCACTGGCTCAGGATAAGTGGCGAGACTTTCGACAAGTTTGACATCGTGGTCGAGCTCAAGAGGGACTGGAGAACCGGGAAGAAGAGCATAAACAGGGTGTACAGGGTAAAAGACGGAAACCTCGAAGTCCTCCTGTGA
- a CDS encoding asparagine synthetase A — protein MYMNALQIVTRKIEPIMEIQTKVIDYMTRYMVSRGFKWLLPVMLSSITDPLWPDPAAEEALKPPEVEVYGSRLRLTHSMILHKQMAIAMGIDRLFILSPNVRLEGRSADDGRHAYEFTQLDFEIAYASMDDVMGLIEGLISGLFKEARSWGLEREVPKVRTPFKRFTLEEIKEEFGDEEEASKTMKEPFWVLDIKREFYDREDPERPGHFRNYDLYLPEGYGEVSSGGEREWEYEVIVRKMMEAGISLDAFRPYLEVAKAGLLRPSAGAGIGVERLVRYMVGAKHIAEVQPFPRIPGVPAVI, from the coding sequence ATGTATATGAACGCTCTCCAAATTGTGACCAGAAAAATTGAACCAATAATGGAAATTCAGACGAAAGTCATTGACTATATGACAAGGTACATGGTGAGCAGGGGCTTCAAGTGGCTACTCCCTGTGATGCTCAGCTCGATAACCGATCCCCTGTGGCCGGATCCCGCCGCTGAAGAAGCCCTAAAGCCTCCAGAAGTCGAAGTTTACGGCTCAAGGCTGAGGCTGACCCACAGCATGATACTGCACAAACAGATGGCAATAGCCATGGGGATCGACAGGCTCTTCATCCTCTCGCCGAACGTGAGGCTTGAGGGGAGGAGTGCCGACGACGGAAGACACGCCTACGAGTTCACCCAGCTCGACTTCGAGATAGCCTACGCAAGCATGGACGACGTGATGGGCCTCATCGAGGGACTTATCAGCGGTCTATTCAAAGAGGCGAGAAGCTGGGGGCTCGAAAGAGAGGTTCCGAAGGTCAGGACACCCTTCAAGCGCTTCACCCTGGAGGAGATAAAAGAGGAGTTCGGAGATGAAGAAGAGGCGAGCAAAACCATGAAAGAACCCTTCTGGGTACTCGATATTAAGAGAGAGTTCTACGACAGGGAAGACCCCGAGAGGCCGGGCCACTTCAGAAACTATGATCTATACCTTCCGGAGGGCTACGGCGAAGTGTCGAGCGGCGGCGAGAGGGAGTGGGAGTATGAGGTCATCGTCAGGAAGATGATGGAAGCAGGGATAAGCCTCGACGCCTTCAGACCGTATCTGGAGGTGGCCAAGGCGGGTCTCCTGAGACCGAGCGCGGGAGCAGGAATCGGAGTCGAGCGCTTGGTCCGCTACATGGTCGGGGCGAAGCACATAGCCGAAGTTCAACCATTCCCGAGGATTCCAGGCGTTCCGGCGGTTATCTAA
- a CDS encoding NAD(P)-binding protein: MVKIIVNGKELDAPEGKPLIDFLREIGEHVPGFCYTNELDPYGSCRLCLVSTKRGVTTSCTLKPMEGLELETLSDEVVSMRKTALELILSDHYGDCIGPCQDGCPAHSDVQGYLALIAMGKYHEAVKLMKEKYILPAVLGRVCPAFCEDACRRNLVEEPLAIRQLKRYAADYDLEHGPWMPEIPPSTGKRIAVVGGGPAGLACAYYLRTMGHEVTIIEAMPELGGMMRYGIPPYRLPRDVLDKDIATVINTGIEVKTNTALGRDVTLEELREKYDAVFLGVGAWRSRKMGIPGEELEGVMHGIEFLRKVNTGEKVELGERVIVVGGGNTAMDVARTALRLGAKVTVVYRRSKAEVPANEREVEEAMEEGVEFMFLTNPVKILGDGKVEEVELIKMRLGEPDSSGRRRPIPIEGSEFRVRADNVILAIGQYCDEEFLKSLGIEARRGKALVDEVTLQTSVPGVFAGGDLVLGPSTVIESIATGRRAAIMIDLYLKGKLEKAREVLTEPEKHIGEVLSDDDLYRVLFDLRPYNHWKKVTEKDYEDIERKPRAKVKLLDPERRKRTFEEVEPALTEEQVLEEARRCMSCGCMEVFRCKLREYATLYGAEQYAFEGEQNKFEIDESHPWVTLDNNKCVLCGQCVNFTHEVAGEGVLDYLFRGFKTRISPPLGESLGDMDGRFIGEMIDLCPVGAITEKLPFVKPGPWKTRPVKTVCNGCSFACEMNVEVYDGMLVRASRVESSWNGHLCDVCRFARPWAEDLTQPLLNGEPVSWEEARKFIADRDYALILTPELTNEEIAFFKAFAEKTGVPIGSTVSGGISTATLEDIKNARRVLLKADVEKYPLLKILLRGKEIVDEDYDVAILEGGEPLDVPTLILYPGVNAAGLIKAGITGIPEAEAYVVIGRTEKELSGDVLVLPAGLWAAKEGTVTNALGMELKVGKAVEEASRALDLFSS; the protein is encoded by the coding sequence ATGGTCAAGATCATAGTCAACGGTAAGGAACTCGACGCCCCGGAGGGGAAGCCGCTCATAGACTTCCTCCGTGAGATTGGGGAGCACGTCCCCGGCTTCTGCTACACGAACGAGCTTGACCCCTACGGCTCCTGCAGGCTCTGCCTCGTCTCCACCAAGAGGGGCGTCACCACCTCTTGTACCCTCAAGCCGATGGAGGGGCTTGAGTTAGAGACCCTCAGCGATGAAGTTGTTTCAATGAGAAAGACCGCGCTTGAACTCATCCTCTCCGACCACTACGGCGACTGCATCGGGCCGTGCCAAGACGGCTGTCCGGCCCACAGCGACGTGCAAGGATATCTCGCGCTCATAGCGATGGGCAAGTACCACGAGGCGGTCAAGCTGATGAAGGAGAAGTACATCCTCCCGGCGGTTCTCGGGAGGGTCTGTCCGGCCTTCTGTGAGGACGCCTGCCGGAGAAACCTCGTGGAGGAGCCCCTCGCGATAAGGCAGCTGAAGAGGTACGCGGCGGACTACGACCTTGAGCACGGCCCGTGGATGCCCGAGATTCCGCCCTCGACCGGAAAAAGGATAGCCGTCGTCGGTGGCGGGCCAGCCGGCCTTGCCTGCGCCTACTACCTCAGGACCATGGGGCACGAGGTTACCATAATAGAGGCGATGCCCGAGCTCGGCGGCATGATGCGCTACGGAATACCGCCCTACAGGCTCCCGAGGGACGTGCTCGATAAAGACATAGCGACCGTGATCAACACGGGAATCGAGGTGAAGACCAACACCGCCCTCGGAAGGGACGTAACCCTTGAGGAGCTCCGCGAAAAGTACGACGCGGTTTTCCTCGGCGTCGGCGCGTGGAGAAGCAGAAAGATGGGGATTCCGGGCGAGGAGCTTGAGGGAGTGATGCACGGCATAGAGTTCCTCAGAAAGGTCAACACCGGCGAAAAGGTCGAGCTGGGGGAGCGCGTCATAGTCGTTGGTGGCGGAAACACCGCGATGGACGTCGCAAGGACGGCTCTGAGGCTCGGTGCGAAGGTTACCGTTGTTTACCGCCGCTCGAAGGCCGAGGTGCCTGCCAACGAGAGGGAAGTGGAGGAAGCGATGGAGGAAGGCGTGGAGTTCATGTTCCTGACGAACCCGGTAAAGATTCTCGGCGACGGGAAGGTCGAGGAGGTTGAACTCATAAAGATGCGCCTTGGCGAGCCCGATTCCAGCGGAAGGAGGAGGCCGATACCTATAGAGGGCTCGGAGTTCCGCGTCAGGGCCGACAACGTCATCCTCGCCATAGGCCAGTACTGCGACGAGGAGTTCCTCAAGAGCCTCGGCATCGAGGCGAGGCGCGGTAAGGCTCTCGTTGATGAGGTGACGCTCCAGACGAGCGTTCCCGGAGTTTTCGCCGGCGGAGACCTCGTCCTCGGGCCTTCAACGGTCATCGAGAGCATAGCCACCGGAAGAAGGGCCGCGATAATGATAGACCTCTACCTCAAAGGCAAGCTGGAGAAGGCCAGGGAAGTCCTCACCGAGCCGGAGAAGCACATCGGGGAAGTCTTAAGCGATGACGACCTGTACAGGGTTCTCTTCGACCTCAGGCCCTACAACCACTGGAAGAAGGTGACGGAGAAGGACTATGAGGATATTGAGAGGAAGCCGAGGGCTAAGGTGAAGCTCCTCGATCCTGAAAGGAGGAAGAGAACCTTTGAGGAGGTCGAGCCGGCCTTAACCGAGGAGCAGGTCCTCGAAGAGGCCAGGCGGTGCATGAGCTGCGGCTGTATGGAGGTCTTCAGGTGCAAGCTTAGGGAGTACGCCACGCTCTACGGTGCCGAACAGTACGCCTTTGAGGGGGAGCAGAACAAGTTCGAAATCGACGAGAGCCACCCATGGGTGACGCTCGACAACAACAAGTGCGTCCTCTGCGGCCAGTGCGTCAACTTCACCCACGAGGTCGCTGGAGAGGGAGTCCTCGACTACCTGTTCCGCGGATTTAAGACGAGAATCTCGCCGCCGCTCGGGGAGAGCCTCGGGGATATGGACGGCAGGTTCATCGGGGAGATGATAGACCTATGTCCGGTTGGGGCAATAACCGAGAAGCTCCCCTTCGTCAAGCCCGGGCCCTGGAAGACGAGGCCGGTAAAGACGGTCTGCAACGGGTGTAGCTTTGCGTGCGAGATGAACGTCGAGGTTTACGACGGCATGCTCGTGAGGGCTTCGAGGGTGGAAAGCTCATGGAACGGCCACCTCTGCGACGTCTGTCGCTTCGCCAGGCCGTGGGCCGAAGACCTAACTCAGCCGCTCCTCAACGGCGAACCGGTGAGCTGGGAGGAGGCCAGGAAGTTCATAGCGGATAGGGACTACGCGTTAATCCTCACCCCGGAGCTGACGAACGAGGAGATAGCCTTCTTCAAGGCCTTTGCGGAGAAGACGGGCGTTCCAATAGGTTCAACCGTAAGTGGGGGCATCTCAACTGCCACGCTGGAGGACATAAAGAATGCTAGGCGCGTTCTCCTGAAGGCGGACGTTGAGAAGTACCCGCTGCTCAAGATACTCCTGAGGGGCAAGGAAATCGTTGATGAAGACTATGACGTTGCGATACTTGAGGGGGGAGAACCGCTCGATGTCCCGACTCTGATACTTTATCCGGGCGTTAACGCGGCGGGGCTCATAAAAGCCGGGATAACCGGAATACCCGAGGCTGAAGCCTACGTTGTCATCGGAAGGACGGAGAAGGAGCTGTCGGGCGATGTGCTGGTGCTCCCTGCCGGCCTCTGGGCGGCGAAGGAAGGGACGGTAACCAACGCCCTTGGAATGGAGCTGAAGGTCGGCAAGGCGGTTGAAGAGGCCAGCAGGGCCCTTGACCTGTTTTCTTCCTGA
- the nuoF gene encoding NADH-quinone oxidoreductase subunit NuoF: MSEIKAIAVGMNSCGIAAGARETYEAIKAELEKRGLDIRLKIVGCVGMCYREPLVDIITDDEIITYGHVDPKKVPRIIEEHVINGKPVEEWIVKRDWWENGERKTWDVDGYFAKQRKIVLENSGYIDPENIDEYIQAGGYEALRKALQMEPEEIIDVIMKSGLRGRGGAGFPTGLKWKFARQAKGDEKYIVCNADEGDPGAFMDRNVLEGDPHRVIEGMIIGAYAIGATKGFIYVRAEYPLAIRRLKIALKQARERGFLGENILGSGFSFDIVIKEGAGAFVCGEETALIASIEGKRGMPRPRPPYPAQKGLWGKPTNINNVETWANVPWIIKHGWKAYASIGTEKSKGTKVFALSGKIKHGGNVEVPMGMTLREILYEIGGGTKTGKRIKAVQLGGPSGGCIPEYLFDTPVDYESVNATGAIMGSGGMVVMDEDTCMVDVAKFFLDFTVKESCGKCTFCRLGTKRMWEILDKFTKGEATEEDLEKLERLAYQVKAGSLCGLGQTAPNPVLTTLRYFRDEYLAHIQGKCPAKVCKPLIRYVIITDRCTGCTACAIFCPVKAISGERLRPHVINQEECIKCGTCYEVCRFNAIEIVDAGGE, from the coding sequence ATGTCTGAAATTAAAGCCATCGCCGTCGGCATGAACTCCTGTGGAATAGCTGCCGGCGCGAGGGAAACCTACGAGGCCATAAAGGCCGAGCTTGAGAAGAGAGGCCTTGACATCAGGCTCAAGATAGTCGGCTGTGTAGGTATGTGCTACCGCGAGCCCCTCGTGGACATCATCACCGATGATGAGATAATCACCTACGGTCACGTTGACCCCAAGAAGGTTCCGAGAATCATCGAGGAGCACGTTATCAACGGAAAGCCGGTCGAGGAATGGATAGTCAAGCGCGACTGGTGGGAGAACGGCGAGAGGAAGACGTGGGACGTTGACGGCTACTTCGCCAAGCAGAGGAAGATAGTGCTCGAAAACTCCGGCTACATAGACCCGGAGAACATAGACGAGTACATCCAAGCTGGTGGCTACGAGGCCCTCAGGAAGGCCCTCCAGATGGAGCCCGAGGAGATAATAGACGTCATAATGAAGTCCGGCCTCAGGGGGAGGGGCGGTGCCGGATTCCCGACGGGGCTGAAGTGGAAGTTTGCAAGGCAGGCAAAGGGCGACGAGAAGTACATCGTCTGCAACGCCGACGAGGGCGACCCCGGGGCATTCATGGACAGGAACGTCCTTGAGGGCGACCCGCACAGGGTAATCGAGGGCATGATAATCGGTGCCTACGCGATTGGGGCAACCAAGGGCTTTATCTACGTCCGCGCCGAGTACCCGCTCGCCATAAGGCGCCTCAAGATAGCGCTGAAGCAGGCCCGCGAAAGGGGCTTCCTCGGCGAGAACATCCTCGGAAGCGGGTTCTCCTTTGACATCGTCATCAAGGAAGGTGCCGGAGCCTTTGTCTGCGGCGAGGAGACGGCATTGATAGCCTCGATAGAGGGGAAGAGAGGAATGCCGAGGCCGAGGCCACCTTACCCCGCTCAAAAGGGCCTCTGGGGCAAGCCGACAAACATCAACAACGTTGAGACCTGGGCGAACGTGCCCTGGATAATCAAACACGGCTGGAAGGCCTACGCCTCGATAGGAACCGAGAAGAGCAAGGGCACCAAGGTCTTCGCCCTGTCGGGCAAGATAAAGCACGGCGGAAACGTCGAGGTTCCGATGGGCATGACGCTGAGGGAGATACTCTACGAGATAGGCGGGGGAACCAAGACCGGCAAGAGGATTAAAGCCGTCCAGCTCGGCGGTCCGTCCGGCGGGTGCATCCCCGAGTACTTATTCGACACACCCGTTGACTACGAGAGCGTGAACGCCACCGGGGCGATAATGGGAAGCGGCGGAATGGTCGTTATGGACGAGGACACATGTATGGTCGATGTGGCGAAGTTCTTCCTCGACTTCACGGTCAAGGAGTCCTGCGGAAAGTGCACCTTCTGCCGCCTTGGAACGAAGAGGATGTGGGAGATTCTGGACAAGTTCACGAAGGGCGAAGCAACGGAGGAAGACCTTGAGAAGCTCGAAAGGCTGGCATACCAGGTCAAAGCCGGTTCGCTCTGCGGCCTCGGGCAGACTGCCCCGAATCCCGTTCTGACGACGCTCCGCTACTTCAGGGACGAATACCTTGCCCATATCCAAGGAAAATGCCCAGCCAAGGTCTGCAAGCCGCTCATCAGGTACGTCATAATAACCGACAGGTGCACCGGCTGTACGGCGTGTGCCATATTCTGCCCTGTCAAGGCCATCAGCGGCGAGAGGCTCAGGCCCCACGTTATCAACCAGGAGGAGTGCATCAAGTGCGGAACCTGCTACGAGGTGTGCCGGTTCAACGCCATAGAGATAGTCGATGCAGGGGGTGAGTGA
- the nuoE gene encoding NADH-quinone oxidoreductase subunit NuoE, translating to MESSLGYIRSYPPEPSSLIPLLQRTQEKFGYLPREALEEIANYLGVPLSRVYGVATFYAQFRFEPLGKYVVKICHGTACHVNGAVNISQAITEELGIEEGQTTEDGLVTLERVACLGCCSLAPVIMINDKVFGKLTPDKVRKLMRNLKEGKLDV from the coding sequence ATGGAATCCTCCCTCGGTTATATCCGCTCTTACCCTCCGGAACCGAGCTCGCTGATTCCCCTTCTCCAGCGAACTCAGGAAAAGTTTGGCTACCTCCCCAGGGAGGCCCTTGAGGAGATAGCGAACTACTTAGGTGTTCCTCTCAGCAGGGTCTACGGCGTGGCGACCTTCTACGCCCAGTTCCGCTTCGAGCCCCTCGGGAAGTACGTCGTCAAAATCTGCCACGGGACAGCCTGCCATGTAAACGGCGCCGTGAACATATCCCAGGCGATAACGGAAGAGCTAGGCATAGAAGAAGGTCAGACAACTGAGGACGGCCTCGTGACGCTGGAGCGCGTAGCGTGCCTCGGATGCTGCAGTTTGGCCCCGGTCATAATGATAAACGACAAGGTCTTCGGCAAGCTCACGCCCGACAAGGTCAGGAAGCTGATGAGAAATCTCAAGGAGGGGAAGCTCGATGTCTGA